TTCCCGATGGTGTCCGGCTTCTtcgtgcgctgccgcgtggAGGACTCGGTGGATGGGCGGGCACTGTACAAGGTAGGTCGCATCAAGAACCTGAAGCCGGACTGGTCCGTTGAACTGGACCTCCTCACCACTGATGAAATCCGCGCTGGCCGGAACAATACCAACTACGACTGCATCAGCAACGCTAAGCTGTCTGCCGCAGAGTGCAACTCGTGGCTCGCTCGCGTGTCGCCAGACTTGCTGCCGGATATCACCTCTACCATCTACCGCATGGAGGAGCGCATGCACATGCTGGAGGCTGTCATCTTAGCCGAGCCGGCTttccacagccgccgccgtgacgAGCGCCGCCGTGATGAGCAGGCTACCTCTAGCGCCCCGCAGCTGCCGGAGAAGTACGTCTTCTCCCAGAatgtgctgctgtgcgaggACGACTACGTCAGTCTGCCACAAACGGTCACCATTGTGGATCTCTTCCAGAATGCGGTAGGCCCGAAGGGCGTAGCCGAGCCGGACACCCCACGCGCCGGCTGTGCGCCGAACACGCGCTCCcgcgtcggcgacgaggcAGTGGCGAGTCACAGCACAAtgatgcagctgcaggacatGCGCAACTACATGAACTCGCCGACGCAGCCACCAGTGGACCCGACGCGGCTGATCGACATGATCCGTCGTGCCGCCAACCCGTCGCACAACAGCTTTACCTACGACAACCTGCCGGAGTTTTGCAAGCTGGTCATCTCCGTGTGCAGCATGTGCCGTGAGGTGGTGGCGAAGGAGCCGTTGTTCGTGCACCTGAAGTCTCCCATCACCGTCTTTGGCGACATCCACGGCAACTTTGCCGACATGGGCTACTTCCTGGAGAAGGTGATCGCCTTCGACGACGTGATGCTCAAGTACACGATGCAGAATCTCTTGTTCCTCGGCGACTACGTTGACCGCGGCGTCTTTTCTCTGGAGTGCGTCATGTACCTTTTTGCCCTGAAAGTGATCAACCCAGCCaaggtgacgctgctgcgcggcaacCATGAGTCACCCGAGGTGAACGGAGACATGGATGTGTACGGCTACAGCTCGTTCAAGTACCAGTGCCTCGACAAGTTTGGCCGCGACCGCGGCATGGATGTGTGGGTGGCGGTCAACGAAGTGTTCCAGTACTTGCCAGTGATCGCCGATATCGACAAGAAGATCTTCTGCGTTCACGGTGGCCTGCCGCAGTACTCCGGCGGCGAAGACAAGCGCCTCGAGATTCTGTCCGACCCGAACTTTCCGCGCATTCCGGTGGTGCAGTGCGCGGACCCCACCaacgtggcgcagcgcatgatGGTAAATGACCTGCTCTGGTCTGACCCGGCGCCGCCCGAGCAGCAACTCGACCGCTACGGCTTCGGCCCCAACCCCCGAGGCCCGGATATCAAGACGTTTGGCTCCCGGGCAGTGGACATGTTCTGTGAACGGTACAACTACCAGTACATCTTTCGTGCGCACCAGGAGAAGGCGGATGGGCTACGGCTGTCCGACAACGCCCGTGTCGTCACCATTTTCTCCACGTCTGACTACGCCGGGCATCAGAACGGTGCGGGCTGCATTTTCGTGGCGAATGGAAAGATGCGCATGGCCATCAAgaagccgcagcggcaggaggtgcagcgagAAACGAAGGGGCCGGTGTCACCGCGCACGCTGTCCAAGAGTGCGCCTGGCTTTGTCGTGCGCATGAAGAAGCCGTAGTGAGGCGGTTCTCACCACCTCGAGGACAGGGCGAGAGGGGGAAAAGAGGAAGGCCTTGTGATACGTGCGTGTCTTCTTCTGTCTCTGTGGTGTGAGGGGCAGGGCAGCGTGGGGGATGCGCGGTTGATGTGACGGCGAAGAAAGACGGCGACATTGCCGCTACCCAACAGCGCTTCTCTGCATACGTGCACCTCTTGCGCGTGCAACGACACCTACAGCCGCCCCGAATCTCCGTCTCCGATCGCTCAAAGACCTGGCCAGAGCGCTTACCAGCTGTCTCACCACCATGTCACACCACGTTGTCCGCTCTCGGCCTTTTGTGCCTTCcgcacccccctcctcctcctcctctcgcttTCTTTGATCCCTGCAGACAGTTCTCTGGTCTCCCTGGCGTTGTCGTGGACTCACGCTTGTCTTGTCCTGTCTTGCTCACTCGTGTAACTCGTGCTCGTATTTCGCGCGCATGTTTCGTTTTCGCTTCTCCCGCTCCCccgccctctgcctctgttgcgcaccctcttttccttttccgcAACTGCACGTCATGTGCTGCTGTTATGTAGTTGTTTTTTTCGCTCTGGAATACTGGGCGACGGGGGGTCGCCTCGGTGCGCCGCATCTCAGAGTCCagtacccctccccctaacTCTCTGCGTTGAAAAGCCGGCAGACCTCCTACATCTCCCTGCCACGTGCCGAgccgcctctggtggtgacggggGCCAGGCGTTAACACTGCTGAAAACGACTGAGCGATGTGCCGCTGgtggtgtcggcggtcaggtcctggacggcgctgcgtcggagcgacctgcgaccgtgTGAGCgtgcttgtgccatccatgcgaCCGGGCCGAGCGCCAGCGTCACTCGAGCGTGTCTCGCCCGGGCCGCCACACCGCCTGCTGATGTGGGGAACccgaggcgacctgcgagaCGGTGGCGGGTGGGGAGGTTGAGGCGGGGGTCGCTGACAGATGACCGCGTCAGCGCATGTGGTGCAACGCTTGTGCACcgctgcttg
This portion of the Leishmania major strain Friedlin complete genome, chromosome 5 genome encodes:
- a CDS encoding putative phosphoprotein phosphatase, whose translation is MDPPPVPPSPQQAPIETPGGHHHAVALRTESSISLDTIQAVTINREKLSEWHHKIRAKLFPMVSGFFVRCRVEDSVDGRALYKVGRIKNLKPDWSVELDLLTTDEIRAGRNNTNYDCISNAKLSAAECNSWLARVSPDLLPDITSTIYRMEERMHMLEAVILAEPAFHSRRRDERRRDEQATSSAPQLPEKYVFSQNVLLCEDDYVSLPQTVTIVDLFQNAVGPKGVAEPDTPRAGCAPNTRSRVGDEAVASHSTMMQLQDMRNYMNSPTQPPVDPTRLIDMIRRAANPSHNSFTYDNLPEFCKLVISVCSMCREVVAKEPLFVHLKSPITVFGDIHGNFADMGYFLEKVIAFDDVMLKYTMQNLLFLGDYVDRGVFSLECVMYLFALKVINPAKVTLLRGNHESPEVNGDMDVYGYSSFKYQCLDKFGRDRGMDVWVAVNEVFQYLPVIADIDKKIFCVHGGLPQYSGGEDKRLEILSDPNFPRIPVVQCADPTNVAQRMMVNDLLWSDPAPPEQQLDRYGFGPNPRGPDIKTFGSRAVDMFCERYNYQYIFRAHQEKADGLRLSDNARVVTIFSTSDYAGHQNGAGCIFVANGKMRMAIKKPQRQEVQRETKGPVSPRTLSKSAPGFVVRMKKP